A region of Culicoides brevitarsis isolate CSIRO-B50_1 chromosome 1, AGI_CSIRO_Cbre_v1, whole genome shotgun sequence DNA encodes the following proteins:
- the LOC134837975 gene encoding uncharacterized protein LOC134837975 isoform X2 — MPPSDNKEMSKSGAQSLLCSKFDESEDFITDCPYSTMCMKRIFKLQLPRGEPIETITRGCANQKYTEQVYRDGAWHKEFTVEEPYEEGCQEDQDGSTYCHCKGKLCNAATDTPAYHTDTMAVIFVFNLMKYLRNVEY, encoded by the exons ATGCCGCCCAGTGACAACAAGGAAATGAGCAAAAGCGGCGCCCAGTCCTTACTTTGTTCAAAATTCGACGAATCCGAAGACTTTATCACAGACTGTCCGTACTCGACGATGTGCATGAAGCGGATATTCAAGTTGCAATTGCCACGCGGAGAACCCATCGAGACGATCACACGAGGGTGTGCCAATCAAAAATACACGGAACAA gTCTATCGTGACGGCGCATGGCACAAGGAATTCACCGTGGAAGAACCTTACGAGGAAGGTTGCCAGGAAGACCAAGATGGCTCGACGTACTGCCATTGCAAGGGGAAACTATGTAATGCCGCTACCGATACGCCCGCATATCACACCGACACGATGGCCGTCATTTTCGTCTTCAATCTCATGAAATACTTGAGGAACGTCGAATATTGA
- the LOC134828640 gene encoding histone-lysine N-methyltransferase SETD1, whose product MEMNGGPPGNVAAGANKAPTQPQTPQPIRNYKLISDPFLQKGAPKVYRYDGIVPGDTTCPPVIPRDPRNVLSRIRMRQEMELTLPRFKIDENFIGEPPALEVTINNLNDNIDKGFLSKMISEVGEFDELNIYYHPTNARHLGLARVVFQTVKAAKACIDKFNGKSVMGRILHVFNDPFGEECKNLIEQYTTAKRPLPTPSVAIAAPTAFTQRTTIPSLNSYQDDSVQPEKPALPKPIRSDVMVQPEPLPDIIPEGVYNDSMDGFKHRGRIEDGELWDESIGDERDRRRDHSRSPDWERDRYHKDRYDDRYYEGRRKHRKHRDRSRDRSRSRDRRDSRRRRSSSRHRDRDYDRDRDRGHDKSRHRYRDKKDESRHSRSSRHSYRRGDEEYGSGKESSSYSAYPAAYESGYSSQYGAYPAAPYYNAQGYQVDPNSWQPPPPSSSVAPPPPEDPKPPGLDVDEMWDEDLLEGSSKGKPPPPPPPPLPEGQEKVKLPGEEDDESNVDLDTRIAMMFKGKSFGAAPPFLQFDSDSGDEAKTESKNEPVDDSNSRRSSNKTSGDKSEDSSVTDAPPSPFLSRATYKTSKKLTKIMQEKARKAEIRKEEGASDISSSDDEILLARGTYSPEPPPGFPVKREPDAMSLSSLSSNDDSKSCGIKSENHPPPLPSDPPLQPPLPPTAAPGMYNFGSYPAPNSYQYPYQYSEYVQSYMASQASSGMYGAYSGAMKREVSETEPYEKTIKSVLERMTEELKVILKRDFNKRMIEGFSYKKYEAWWDEKVRNKNKGENEAPNRQTDTKVPDINQILNSNRSETFSSDQTSLCLGLRAAIPKLPSFRRIRKAPSPKPKDDEDSRKSEEEDQDVVRASDEENWDADLTETKTATTAKEPSTSQASDRQPASRTQRRKGSLSSFSSSTSEEESSSDDESEEDSSLSDADIAEVTRSHAKKDDKRIYSDTESEDEEGEIKTPTPTTTKPKTIGIYSDTESESEEKTPVVREKMPTKRKSRSKTPEGRTTPVPICSAADDLEDLSDDEEEDEKLPRTPGRDSPGESKEGEAKKSIYDLDRVYSDSEEEREYQEKRRRNTEYMEQIEREFQEEQARKKLEEQEKRKAEPKPEPVQSASYEKSPILERAPSPREPITPSLSAPPPTPGVSIQDPMAKYMAKKQERDGSMSPKAFVIHKDVNGVVRSTPQQDLKKQIVPLHVKKDAKQEQSDGGSASDAGSCNAFALDHCYSLPPSASPSSGSSPQENKNKSKYIHNDHGYTNDKKEAPSSAPRPVGRPRKDPSQKAKRNDYYERKKAQKAAEKAAAAAALAEQRRMETEVFRPMPIFRPRDPKMEFDNLWSFLKSGIDAEDVAYLRQSYEMLLQSNDEHSYWLNATHWVDHPPTDRSFIPPPSKKRKKDIYEAKVHSTGSARTEGYYKIDPTEKARYKYHHLKGTAAETHLSKLSANAAAKSSTVKTQGLSREARSNQRRLLTAFGAIGESELLKFNQLKFRKKQIKFAKSAIHDWGLFAMEPIAADEMVIEYVGQMIRPSLADHREQKYEQIGIGSSYLFRIDLETIIDATKCGNLARFINHSCNPNCYAKIITIEQEKKIVIYSKQPIAVNEEITYDYKFPLEDEKIPCLCGAQGCRGTLN is encoded by the exons ATGGAG ATGAATGGCGGCCCTCCCGGCAATGTCGCTGCGGGAGCAAATAAAGCGCCAACCCAACCACAAACACCACAACCCATACGCAATTACAAGTTGATTTCGGATCCGTTTCTGCAAAAGGGTGCCCCGAAGGTCTATCGCTACGATGGAATTGTGCCCGGAGACACGACTTGCCCGCCCGTCATTCCGCGCGATCCACGCAACGTCTTGTCGCGCATCCGGATGCGACAAGAAATGGAATTGACACTTCCGAG AttcaaaattgacgaaaactTTATCGGAGAGCCGCCCGCTTTGGAAGTGACGATCAATAACTTGAATGACAACATCGACAAGGggtttttgtcgaaaatgaTTTCGGAAGTGGGGGAATTTGACGAGCTGAACATTTATTATCATCCAACGAATGCCAGACATTTGGGACTTGCGCGAGTTGTGTTCCAAACGGTAAAAGCTGCAAAAGCTTGTATCGATAAATTTAACGGAAAATCTGTGATGGGAAGg attttGCATGTCTTTAACGATCCATTTGGCGAAGAATGCAAAAACTTGATAGAGCAATATACGACAGCGAAGCGTCCGTTGCCAACGCCAAGTGTGGCAATCGCCGCTCCCACAGCATTCACCCAAAGAACGACGATTCCCTCGTTAAATTCGTACCAAGATGACTCCGTGCAGCCCGAGAAACCAGCATTGCCGAAGCCCATCAGGTCGGATGTGATGGTGCAGCCCGAACCGTTGCCCGATATCATTCCCGAAGGAGTGTACAACGACAGTATGGACGGTTTCAAGCATCGTGGTCGCATCGAAGACGGCGAATTGTGGGACGAAAGTATCGGCGACGAACGAGATCGACGACGTGATCATTCCCGCAGTCCGGATTGGGAACGCGATCGCTATCACAAAGATCGCTACGACGATCGGTACTACGAGGGCAGACGAAAACATCGAAAACACCGCGATCGGAGTCGCGATCGTAGCAGATCGCGCGATCGAAGAGACTCCCGTCGACGAAGGAGCAGTTCCCGACATCGAGATCGCGACTACGATCGAGATCGGGATCGAGGACATGACAAATCTCGCCATCGGTATCGCGATAAAAAAGACGAATCGCGTCATTCGAGGTCGTCGAGGCATTCGTATCGACGCGGTGACGAAGAATATGGATCCGGAAAGGAAAGTAGTAGTTATTCAGCATATCCCGCTGCCTACGAAAGCGGATATTCGTCGCAATACGGAGCTTATCCGGCAGCGCCATATTACAATGCTCAAGGATACCAAGTGGATCCAAATTCGTGGCAGCCACCGCCGCCATCGTCATCAGTTGCACCTCCGCCGCCCGAAGATCCGAAACCACCGGGTTTGGATGTCGACGAAATGTGGGATGAGGATCTTCTGGAGGGCAGTTCGAAAGGGAAACCTCCTCCGCCGCCGCCCCCTCCCTTGCCCGAGGGACAGGAAAAGGTGAAATTACCCGGAGAGGAAGATGACGAATCGAATGTTGACCTGGATACTCGAATAGCAATGATGTTCAAGGGAAAATCCTTCGGAGCAGCGCCGCCTTTCTTGCAATTTGACTCGGATTCGGGAGACGAAGCAAAAACTGAGTCCAAAAACGAGCCAGTGGATGATTCAAATTCGCGTCGTTCATCGAACAAAACGAGCGGCGACAAATCCGAAGACTCGAGTGTGACAGATGCACCACCAAGTCCTTTCCTGTCGCGCGCCACGTACAAAACGTCGAAGAAATTGACGAAAATCATGCAAGAAAAGGCTCGCAAAGCTGAGATTCGGAAGGAAGAGGGAGCTAGTGACATTTCCTCGTCTGACGATGAGATTCTGCTGGCTCGAGGTACCTACAGTCCCGAACCGCCACCCGGTTTCCCCGTTAAACGCGAACCCGATGCCATGTCACTGTCCAGCCTTTCCTCGAATGACGACAGCAAAAGTTGTGGCATCAAAAGCGAAAACCACCCACCGCCGTTGCCTTCGGATCCGCCGCTGCAACCGCCATTGCCGCCAACTGCTGCGCCCGGCATGTACAACTTTGGCTCGTATCCCGCTCCGAATTCCTACCAATATCCGTACCAATATTCCGAATATGTGCAAAGTTACATGGCATCGCAGGCCTCGTCGGGAATGTATGGCGCGTATTCGGGCGCTATGAAACGCGAAGTTTCCGAAACGGAGCCGTACGAGAAAACGATCAAGTCCGTGCTGGAACGCATGACGGAAGAGCTTAAAGTGATATTGAAACGGGACTTTAACAAACGCATGATCGAAGGATTTTCCTACAAAAAGTACGAGGCGTGGTGGGACGAGAAGGTACGGAACAAGAATAAGGGCGAAAATGAGGCGCCAAATCGGCAAACTGACACAAAAGTACCGGATATCAATCAGATTCTCAACAGCAATCGCAGCGAAACCTTTTCCAGCGATCAAACGTCGCTCTGTCTCGGACTGCGAGCAGCTATTCCGAAGTTGCCTAGTTTCCGACGCATCCGCAAAGCACCGAGTCCCAAGCCCAAAGACGACGAGGACTCGCGCAAGAGCGAAGAAGAGGATCAAGATGTTGTACGAGCCTCCGACGAAGAAAATTGGGATGCGGATCTCACGGAAACCAAAACAGCGACAACTGCAAAGGAGCCTTCGACGTCACAAGCGAGCGACAGACAGCCCGCATCGAGAACGCAACGTCGCAAAGGAAGTTTATCGAGCTTCTCGTCAAGTACGAGCGAGGAAGAGAGCTCCAGCGACGACGAAAGTGAGGAAGACAGTTCGTTATCTGACGCCGATATTGCCGAAGTCACCAGAAGTCACGCGAAAAAAGATGACAAACGGATATATTCGGATACCGAGAGCGAAGACGAGGAAGGAGAAATTAAAACTCCGActccgacgacgacaaaaccgAAGACAATTGGAATTTATTCGGACACCGAAAGTGAATCTGAGGAAAAAACGCCCGTGGTTCGAGAAAAAATGCCGACAAAGAGAAAGTCTCGTTCAAAGACGCCCGAAGGACGCACGACTCCAGTTCCTATTTGCTCCGCCGCCGACGATCTCGAAGATTTATCGGACGACGaggaagaagacgaaaaactGCCACGCACTCCAGGTCGCGATTCCCCGGGCGAAAGCAAGGAAGGCGAAGCCAAAAAGTCAATTTACGACTTGGATCGCGTTTACAGCGACTCCGAGGAAGAACGCGAGTACCAGGAGAAACGACGTCGCAACACCGAGTACATGGAACAAATTGAGCGCGAATTCCAGGAAGAGCAAGCCCGCAAGAAACTCGAAGAACAGGAAAAACGCAAAGCGGAACCCAAGCCTGAACCCGTTCAGAGTGCGAGTTACGAAAAATCACCAATTCTTGAGCGCGCTCCGAGTCCGCGAGAGCCAATTACGCCATCGTTAAGTGCTCCGCCACCAACACCCGGCGTTTCAATTCAAGACCCAATGGCAAAGTACATGGCAAAGAAGCAAGAACGCGATGGCTCGATGTCACCAAAGGCATTTGTGATACACAAAGATGTGAATGGCGTGGTTCGATCGACGCCGCAACAAGACCTGAAGAAGCAAATTGTGCCGCTGCACGTGAAAAAGGATGCGAAACAGGAGCAATCGGACGGTGGATCGGCATCAGATGCGGGCTCATGTAATGCTTTCGCTTTGGATCATTGTTACAGCTTACCGCCATCAGCTTCGCCGTCGTCTGGTTCATCGCCGCAAGAGAATAAGAACAAGAGCAAATACATTCACAACGATCATGGGTACACGAATGATAAAAAGGAGGCTCCCTCTAGTGCGCCAAGAcct gtcggTCGTCCTCGTAAAGATCCCTCACAAAAGGCGAAACGCAACGACTACTACGAACGCAAAAAGGCACAAAAGGCTGCCGAGAAAGCTGCTGCTGCAGCTGCCCTCGCCGAACAACGTCGCATGGAAACCGAAGTATTTCGTCCGATGCCAATTTTCCGCCCGCGCGATCCCAAAATGGAATTCGACAACTTGTGGAGCTTCTTAAAGTCCGGCATTGATGCCGAAGATGTCGCCTATTTGCGACAAAGCTACGAAATGTTGCTGCAAAGCAACGACGAGCACAGCTATTGGCTCAATGCGACACACTGGGTGGATCATCCGCCCACAGATCGGAGTTTCATTCCGCCACCCtcgaaaaaacgcaaaaaggaCATTTACGAAGCGAAAGTACATTCCACGGGATCGGCTCGTACCGAAGGCTACTACAAAATCGATCCGACTGAAAAAGCGCGCTACAAATATCACCATCTCAAGGGAACGGCAGCGGAAACACATTTAAGCAAGTTAAGTGCGAATGCAGCTGCCAAATCAAGTACCGTCAAAACGCAGGGATTATCGCGTGAGGCACGTTCGAACCAACGAAGATTGCTTACCGCCTTCGGAGCTATCGGAGAATCTGAATTGTTGAAATTCAATCAACTCAAATTCCGcaagaaacaaattaaattcgcGAAATCGGCAATTCACGACTGGGGATTGTTCGCCATGGAGCCAATTGCGGCAGACGAGATGGTCATTGAGTATGTCGGGCAGATGATTAGACCGAGTTTGGCAGATCATCGTGAACAAAAATACGAACAAATTGGCATTGGAAGCTCGTATCTCTTCAGGATTGACTTGGAAACGATTATTGATGCCACGAAATGTGGCAATTTGGCGCGTTTCATTAATCACAGTTGTAAT cccAATTGCTATGCGAAGATCATCACAATCgaacaagaaaagaaaattgtcaTCTACTCGAAGCAACCGATCGCCGTTAACGAAGAAATCACGTACGATTACAAATTTCCTCTGGAAGACGAGAAAATTCCGTGTCTCTGTGGCGCTCAAGGTTGTCGTGGCACTCTGAATTAA
- the LOC134828651 gene encoding mediator of RNA polymerase II transcription subunit 21 yields the protein MADRITQLQDTINQQAEHFCNSIGILQQCSVPSRFPGYDRSGSQTPQQSQEDFAQLFSTLIVKCAKDIDTLIESLPNEDSSQELQVQSLRRLEVENQAAAERLEEVVRKGEMLLEQIQSALSDIAQSQIESKFENAT from the exons atggcaGACAGAATCACACAATTACAAGACACCATCAATCAA CAAGCGGAGCACTTTTGTAACAGTATTGGTATTCTTCAGCAATGTTCCGTCCCCAGTCGCTTTCCCGGCTATGACAGATCCGGATCGCAAACCCCCCAACAGTCTCAAGAGGATTTTGCGCAACTTTTCTCGACGCTAATTGTGAAATGTGCGAAAGATATTGACACCTTAATCGAATCGCTGCCCAACGAAGACAGCAGTCAAGAGCTCCAGGTGCAAAGTTTACGAAGATTGGAGGTGGAAAATCAAGCGGCAGCCGAACGACTCGAAGAAGTGGTGCGAAAGGGAGAAATGTTGCTGGAACAGATCCAGTCGGCTTTGAGTGATATTGCTCAGTCACAGATTGAAAGCAAATTCGAAAATGCtacgtaa